One window of the Hoplias malabaricus isolate fHopMal1 chromosome Y, fHopMal1.hap1, whole genome shotgun sequence genome contains the following:
- the LOC136678500 gene encoding ADP-ribosylation factor-like protein 14, with protein MGLHGSKTPSEARILMLGLDGSGKSTLLYKLKYNEAVLTVPTVGFNVEMLETKEKSCTLTVWDVGGQKQMRTHWKHYYEDDVSGLVFVVDSQDQDRLLEAKLELQIILGSECLKGLPLIVLANKQDLPGAASAGDITEALDLREICGNRDWFVQPCSGRTGAGLEGCFRRMVHFLKTSVKGQTYSRDKSSSIKQNPSMTIPSVKSICKLHSLENWSFSGYEDGL; from the coding sequence ATGGGGTTACACGGCTCCAAAACTCCGTCCGAGGCTCGGATTCTCATGCTGGGCCTTGATGGATCTGGAAAGTCCACCTTGCTCTACAAGCTGAAGTACAACGAGGCTGTGCTTACTGTTCCCACTGTAGGATTTAACGTGGAGATGCTGGAGACCAAGGAAAAGAGCTGCACGCTGACTGTGTGGGATGTCGGAGGGCAGAAACAAATGAGGACACACTGGAAACACTACTACGAAGATGATGTTTCTGGACTCGTGTTTGTGGTGGACAGCCAGGATCAGGATCGGTTGCTTGAGGCCAAACTGGAACTTCAAATAATCCTGGGCAGTGAGTGTCTAAAAGGCCTGCCGTTGATTGTGTTAGCCAACAAACAAGACCTACCAGGGGCTGCAAGTGCAGGAGACATCACAGAGGCCTTGGATTTAAGGGAGATTTGTGGGAACAGAGACTGGTTCGTCCAGCCGTGTTCAGGAAGGACTGGAGCAGGTCTGGAAGGATGCTTCCGGAGAATGGTCCACTTTCTTAAGACTTCAGTTAAAGGACAGACCTACTCCAGAGACAAAAGCAGCAGTATAAAGCAAAACCCCTCTATGACCATTCCTTCAGTTAAATCAATATGCAAACTTCATTCCCTGGAAAACTGGAGCTTCAGTGGATATGAGGATGGTCTATAA